The following nucleotide sequence is from Branchiostoma lanceolatum isolate klBraLanc5 chromosome 18, klBraLanc5.hap2, whole genome shotgun sequence.
CATATGTACGTCGCCTTCGCTCCCCACGTGTTCGGAAACGTCATGTTCGATGTCGTCATCAACAGTGCTCTGTCCAAGGCAGTTCCGCAAGAAGACACAGGTAGatacaatacacacacagacagacacactctCTCTCTAGACTCTCTTTTCTCTGTCTCTTTCATGTGCGCGcgagcgcgtgtgtgtgtgcgtgtgtgtgtgtgtgtgtgtgtgagatgtgtgtgtgtgtgtttgtgtggtgtgtgtgtggtgtgtgtgtgtgcgcgtgtgtgtgtgcgtgtgtgtgtcacggtgtgtgtgtgtgcatgcgtgtgtgtgtatgtttgtgtgggcgtgtgcttgtgtgcttgtgtgtttgtgtatgtatgtatgtttgtgtgcgcgtgcgcttgcgtgtgcgtgtgtgtgaaaCGTTTGTCGTTTTCCCATGCATATACTGATGAAATGTTGCTGTGTTTTTTCATCCCTGCAGGTGCCATAATGGGTTTTACCGGGACCGTGTACCACCTCTCCATGGTGATCTCCCCGCTGCTGAGTGCGCTCCTGCTGGAGAACGTCGGCTTCCCCTCACTCGGGCTCACCAGCTCCGGCATCAACGTGCTCCTGCTGCTGTCTATGCTGCTCTAGTAGTAGCGTTTATTTTATGACTGGATCAGattaaatactgtatgtcatAAATACGCCAAATAGgagttaagcaactggatatgattttggatcCATGGAAGCGATCAGACGTTTCATGTgacatccactacttttcggcAGTTGCTTACAAAActactatttggcgtatcttactacctggatgtctaagttTCATCGACgtatatatatgattatatatatatatataataccatatacaatatacattcaGAAGTTCATGAATGCCTACAGTTTTAAAACCCTTTATTTAATCAATGAAAACATAGCATTTTCAACGCGCTCCTGCGGCTGTCTATGCTGCTCTGGTTGCAATAGGATTTCCTATATTATAGtcaacgagatatcaaaacagaaagtttcgctgcagtactgtaacaagcctctagggggcctaaaatctaatcatttccaggtctaaccaagacctacccacataccaaatatcaagacaatccatcaaggccttATCGAGTTATGCCgtacatccacacacacacatactcacataaacacattcacacaaacaaacgctaacCAAAACATATCCTTCTCGGCGAAGGAAAATACCGTAGCACATGGACTGACTATTTCATGAAACCTAATAAAAAGGCTTGATGGAAACAGGTTTAGATTATTTCTTGTTATTCATTATGCATATTTCTTTCCGACAGTTAAGAATTAAGTATAAGATTAAGATACTATAGAGAGATACTACTCATGCACGATAGCGATATATGATTATCATGCATACGATACAGTTGTAATTATGATATATGGTGTACAATAAAAAGATGCAATCGTAATGATACATGGATACGTACAAGTTATTGTGATCGTGTACAGATACGTACATTTATACTACGGTAAATgcgtttaagttcgcgtggtttttatttctcgcTAAGAGGAAAAaggaatgtttgcggtggttttgacaACTTTGGCCCAATGTTCTCTCAGTCCACGAACAATGACTTTTGGTCGATAGTTGCTTGTAAACGCTCTATGCCCTGTGGAAATGGGAGCAGAACTGTTCTCACGACCACATTATCAGGTGAACTTTGATCTTTGCTCTTCGGTAAACGAACATGCATACACTACACACACAATCCGAACAATGCGTGCCGGGATATGCTAATATCTAGTCCTACAGGTTGCATGCATGTAAAGAAGAAAAGCACTATACTGTAAGTACCCAAAATGAGCTCCAGAAAGGCGATAGATACTTCAAATGGAGTTGGAGTAAAGAACCAACGGCGGGGCCTACAGGAGAGACAAGGAATAGGAAACAACCGGTACATAAAGCCCATGCGGATAGAAGATAGAAAACGCTTGATGACTATCGTGCACGTGAGCAATGTGTTACACCATACGTGTGTGACTATGAACAAGGGTGCCTTGCCGGTAGGTTTTTTTCTTCGTGGTTTATATTTCAACGTATTTGTTGGATACCATTTTGTGGGTCTTCCCAAAAAGCTATGGTAACTTGAAAAAAGGAGGGGGTATTTTGAGgtcttgtctgtcaaaaaattGCCGATTTTTGATAACACTTTATCAAAAATCTGCATGCAGGCTTCGTGTTTGTATAGAATAAAGCTGCTCTATCGTTGTTTCCTGTTGTAAGATTACACCGTTACGACTGACCTTTGGTACTTATGCCTTATTCAAACGCTTTATAGCAAAGTCCCCAGTCGTTTGTGTAACGTGATACTGCGCGCGTCTGTCTGGGTGCCCCcatttttgtgtatgtatgtgtgtgtgtctgtctgcctgtgtgcacgtgtgcgtttgtgtgtgtgtgtgtgtatgtgtgtacatgtatctgcccgtgtgtgtgcctgtatgtgtctgtatgtgtctgtgtgcatgtgtgtgtgcccgtctgtgtgcatgtgtgtgtgtctgtgtgtgtgtaatgtgttttttttattgtctgactgtctgtatatgtatatacactgCAGAtccaaaaataacaataaaccCAACTACTACCTCCTCTCCTCGCAGTGTCTTGCCAAgcatgtgtgcgtatgtgtgtgtgtgtgcgtctgtgtgcgtgtgtgtctgtgcgtgtacCGGCTtctgtgtttgcttgtttgtttgtttgtttgtttgtttgtttgtttgtttgttatacacAGCACAGCCTGAAAACACAGTTAACCCAAATACCCCCCTCCTCTCCTCACAGTATCTTGCCAAGCGGTTGGGGATCAGCAATACGCAATGGGGTCATCTCATCACCACTTCAGCCCTGCTGCAGTTCCTGGGCGGACCGCTAGGGGGCAGGTTCGGAGACGTGTACGGAGGGCGACTGTCGCTCACGCTGTCGTGCGTTGCCAAGACAACGGCGGTGGCCATGTTATCAGTTTGTAACTCGTACCAAGGGTGGATGTTGTCCAAGGTTCCCTTAGTGTTCTCTCACGTCCCTACAGGTAAACTGTGATTTAATTTACTGGTTCTAGGATTCACCCGCTTCATTACTCCGGggaggaggatgacctccttctgggagtattggaaatgcttttgtttgagcgttcgcagctagaactcacgatcctgttgtcgcattggcgtgtaacttggcatatcgtttacctggttgggcgtggtgatgcacgatgtctttgttacaccataactacttttatcgtcaatgcaatatcgcaattgcacccctataattaatggcatgtgTCACTCTCCtgccatagagaccatgctataatccTTTCCGCATGGCTGCAATACTTCATgcagatacggggtacaaaGCTTCCctacttgttttgtttctgatGTGAAAAGAAAAGATCACATGTGTTATTCTATTCtaggcacacacacaaaaattgattaTCTTTTTATACCAATTAAATAGTTGAGaaaataacattgctattcTAGTTGTTCAAGTTCTAATTGTtcggaattttttttcaaccgTCAGGAGTTATTAAGTGTTAATGCAGTACAGTGAAAGGATGTTGTCTAACACCGAATGAAATAGTATGATGCTATCTAAAGATTTTAATCCCTTACTCTCAATTccaaacagaaaagaaaataaatattCAAAATTGTTTTTGGCAAGATTCAACTTCTTCCTTTTGTCCCAGCTCACCAGATGGTGATCTCTGACGTCACCGATGACGCGTCCCGGTCCGTGGAGTTGGGGGCATTACGGATATCGATGCCTGTCGGTAATATGATCGGGTCGGCGTTAGGGGGGGTTCTCACCCAGACATACGGGTAAGCATTTATCACTATCTAATTGATAAGTAAGTTatgtaatcttcaagcagaggtccggcttcggctggtttttgacgtcttttaggcgtttttaccAGGCTCTCTATTCTgtcctgttttttttccttcgcCGGTCGTTTTGTTTGTATCCGTTTGGCTGGCGCACTAGaagctgacaaaacag
It contains:
- the LOC136424597 gene encoding solute carrier family 22 member 18-like, with the protein product MSSRKAIDTSNGVGVKNQRRGLQERQGIGNNRYIKPMRIEDRKRLMTIVHVSNVLHHTCVTMNKGALPYLAKRLGISNTQWGHLITTSALLQFLGGPLGGRFGDVYGGRLSLTLSCVAKTTAVAMLSVCNSYQGWMLSKVPLVFSHVPTAHQMVISDVTDDASRSVELGALRISMPVGNMIGSALGGVLTQTYGTTTTFLFIAILSAVSALLAWIYMPVQTKQRQDKTVSPRSKLTL